The genomic stretch CGGGCGCCGGGACGGGCGCCGGACAGCGAGTCAGCTGCCTGCACCAGATTGGCAAGGATGGACATGGGAGGCGTGTCTTCGTGGTGAGCGGCAATGGCGTGAATGATGTCCTTGGATTCGCCATGTTTCTTGGCAATATCGGCACCGATAATGGCGTGAGGACCTTCGATCTCATGATCAACGGCCTTTCCAAGGTCATGCAGCAGACCGGCACGTTTGGCTTCCTTCTCGTTCAATCCGAGCTCGGCAGCCATGACGCCACACAGGAAGGCGACTTCCATGGAGTGCTGCAACACGTTCTGGGAGAAGGAGGTGCGGTAATGAAGACGACCAAGGAGATTGACCAGCTCAGGGTGAATACCGTGAACGCCGACATCGAAAGTGGCCTGCTCACCGATTTCCTTGAGCTTGCTGTCCATCTCTGACTCCACCTTGCGTACGATTTCTTCGATACGTGCGGGGTGAATACGGCCATCGTGGATCAAACGCTCCAGGGCCTGCTTGGCGACCTCGCGCTTGAGCGGAGAAAAGGCCGAAAGAACAACTGTTTCGGGAGTATCGTCGATGATCAGGTCGACACCAGTGGCAGCTTCCAGTGCGCGGATATTGCGACCTTCACGACCAATGATGCGGCCCTTCATGTCTTCACTGGGCAGGGTCACGGCGGTGACGGTCTGCTCTCCAGCGTAGTCACCAGCATAACGCTGCAAGGCAAGGGAAAGGATTTCCTTGGCTTTCTTGCTGGCGTTTTCCTTGGCCTCCATCTCGATATTGCGAATCATCTTGGCAGCTTCATGACGCGTACGGGATTCGATCTCGGTCATGAGGCTTTCGCGGGCTTCTTCAACGGTCAGGCCGGAAATTTCCTGCAACTTCCGCTCGTGCTCATCCGCTTTCTGGCTGAGCTCTTCCTCAAGGTCGGTCAGGTGTTTTTCCTGGTTGAGGAGCTGTTTCTGCAGTTCGACAGCCTGCGCTTCCTTGTCCGCGGCCTTCTCGCGCTTGGCATCAAGACGCTCTTCCTTGGACTGGAGGCGTTTTTCTTCTTTTTTCAACTGGCCTTCGCGGTCCTTGAATTCCCGCTCCAGCTCTTTCTTCTGAGAGTATATTTCGTCCTGAGCCTGAAGACGCGCTTCTTTGCGCAGCGCCTCACTCTCTTTTCTGGCTTCCTCGACTATCCGTTGCGCCAGCCCCCTGGAGTCGGATATCTGTTTATCTGAAATGTACCGTTGCAGTAGGTAGCCGCCTCCGAGGCCGACCCCTACTCCTGCGCCGATCATGGCGATTTCGGTTAACATGGGGTTCTCCTTACGTTTATGTTGACAGGCTTTGGGCGGCCTGTTGACGCCAAACAAGTACGCGTAATGTCTGCATGCCAAGCAGACGCGCAAGGAAGAGTACGTTTAGCGCATATATCGGGAGGAGAATGAAAGACTGGATATTATATATAACTCCACCGAACTGGTTGTTGTCCGGAAAAGTCCCCGGGAGGCCGTGTCGCCTGTTTGTTTTGAACCTGTTATCTACAGGTGGGCATGTCTCGCGTACCTTCAGGCTTCCCGATGCGAGTCGGGCCTGCTCACCAGCACGCTGGAGTCGTCGCCCTTTTTTCAGAGCATTGGCTCAATAACACTCCGGGCGATCACAAACGCCCCAGGGTAATATCTTTATCGAGGCCTGTCCCTTCCTATCATCGGCTTGGGTTATTCGGCCTTTTCCAAAATCTCTCCGATCCTCTCTTCCAGCTGCGCAAGCTGTGACTTGCAAACGAGGTAATCGTCGGCCAAACTAAGCAGAAGAAAAGTTAGCGCCTTTTCCTTACTTAGATCACCAGCCCCGGAAGTCAATTCACCGTACTTTGTTTCCAAGTACTCTTGGGCAGCTTCAATGCGTTCACTTTTCGCATCTGTCTTAAAGGAGATGTCTAATCCGAACAGGTTCAGCGTATATCGTGGCATCGCAACCTGCTGTTATTCCAGTTCACTTTGGACCTTATCCAAAAGAGTATCGATGCGAGATTCAATATCGCGTCGAGTCTGTTTTTCGGATTCGACCTGCTCCTTCAAGCGCTGGTTTTCTTCCTTCAACTCATTGATTTTATGTAACAACCCGTTGAATTTTTCTTCGAGTCGGTCAACAATTTCCATACCTTGTATGTATCCTCGTGCTTGTGAAAAATCAATCGGATTTTTTCAACCGTTTATTCAAATTAATCTGCTTGCCGCGTGCAATTCCAGCCCCTTCGTCAGGCACATCCTTGGTGATGGTGGACCCGGCTCCGACAAGAGCATCCTTGCCGATGGAAACAGGTGCTACCAATGCTGAATTGGAACCAATAAAAGCCCCGGAACCGATGACGGTCTTGAACTTGTTCTTCCCGTCATAGTTGCAGGTGATGGTACCGGCGCCGATATTTGCTCCAGCCCCGACGTCCGTGTCTCCGAGATAGGTCAGATGACTTGCTTTGGCGCCTTCGCCCAGCACTGCCTTCTTCATCTCAACAAAGTTGCCTACCCGTGCGTCACGCTTGAGTTCAGCTCCCGGGCGCAAGCGCGCATAGGGGCCAACCGTGGCTCCCGATCCAACCACGGCCTTCTCAATGTGACAAAACTGTTTGACTTCGCAACCGGACTCAAAAACGGAATCAGTGATGTAGTTGTATGATCCAAGCCGCGCTCCGGCCTTGACCACTGATTCGCCGTAAATTTCGCAATGACCGAAGATCTCTACCCCCGGCTCAACTGTCACCTGCGGCCCGATGATAACGGTACCGGGGTTATGCACCAGCACGCCCTTGTCTATCAATGCTTCCACGATCTTGTGGCGCAAGGTATTCTCTGCTGCAACCAGTTCACGCGGACTGTTGATACCCATCAGGCTGACGTCATCGCCGCACAGAACTCCGTGTACGCTCAGTCCTTTTTCAACGGCCAGTGAGACCAAGTCCGTGATGTAGTATTCACCGCTGGCGTTCTCATTCCTCAGTTCATCCAGAAGCGCTTCCATGGTTTCGACCTTGAGCAGATAGATTCCGGCGTTCACTTCGCCCGAAACCGGACCATGGACGCTCTCATCATAATCCTTGGCTTCAACAACGGCATTGATGGCGCGTTTGTTGTCACGCACTATCCGCCCAAAAGAGCCAGGCTCAGGCGGTGTAATCGTCATGAACGCCAGATCACAGCGACCGGCAACTTCGGCAAGGCGCTGGAGCGCTTCCGTGGTCACCAGCGGCGTATCTCCGTTGATAACCATGCAATATGGCGCTCCGGTTTTCTTGACGGCATCCCATGCGACCTGCAAGGCATGCCCGGTCCCAAGCTGCTCTTCCTGCACCACAAACGAGTCGCACTTCTCCGGGAAGGCCTCTCTGACCATATCCGCAGCGTGACCGATCACGGTCAGCACGTTGTCCTGCATGATGGGATCAAGGGCGCTATATACATAATGGAGCATGGGCTCGTTCAAAAGCGTCTGCAATACTTTCGGTTTGGCCGAATGCATTCGAGTACCCTTGCCAGCGGCAAGGACAACCGCGGCGATGGAAGTGTCGGTCATAACTATATCTCCCGGACAATAAATTCTCTATGAAACAAACTAGCTGGAAATTACCTGTTTGAAGCGGATTGGGCAAGTATCCCGCCCGAAAAAGACGAAACGGCTATCTCAAGCCGATAATCCCGCGTTGACCGATAGTTTTGATGAATGCGGTGACGCTCAACTCGGCCTCGCGAAGCTGCACCCCATACTTTTCGACAAACGCTTCAGCAATATTTCGAACGGAATGCTCACCGTCAATACGTTCCCACACAAATGTGCCCATCTCATCCAGTTCCACCTGCTTGATCATGGGTCGCTTGTCCCACATGCCGACCTTTTCGGCCAGACGACCAAACCACGGCTTCACTGCCAACGGATAGGAAAGTCGAAGCAGTCCGCCGTCCATGGTCGTTTCTTTGACCTCGGTATTACGCACCGGGACCATATCAAGGGCCTGTGAACGGCTGATGACAGGATGAACTTTTTTCTTAAACAATCCCATAGGACTCGCATATTCCGTTAAATTGATCAGCGGGTGCGGCAATGCTCCCACGAGCATGCACTCCGAGCACAGTATTCTCGTCATCGACAATCCAGACTCGACCTCGATTATACACCTCACGCCGCAAAATCCGACGGAGCAAAGAGGTCTTCTCTACCACATCCCACATGACTTTCTTCTCCCCGCTCTCAATACCGTTTCCTGACTTTGGAGCGCCGTCCATATTGTCTGTCACCCAAGCTTCAAGGCTTGTGCCCTTGAGAAAAACAGAGGCCGGAGCGTACCGATCAAAGACAAGCGACACTCCCTTGCCTTTTCCCGGGGGCAGGCGTTCACCTTTCTTCGTTGCAGGGAGCCAGTACGAAACTCGATAATGTCCGGGCTTAAAGGAAAAGGTGTCCAAGACGAAGTTGGATGGGACCCGCGCTGTCAGTCCAAACATGGTCCAGGGAACAGTCTTGCCGTTCGTGTGATCTCGAAAGGAGGACAGCACCTCTGAGGCGATATCCAGATCATGCTGACCTCGAATGAAAAACTGCGCGAGAACAGCCAGTCCCGTGGCTGGATTGTGGAGCATTGCGCCCATGCCATCATGGCCCGGGCCTTTCCAGAAAAAGCTCCCTGCCAGCAAACCGGTTTGCTCCAGCTTCCCAACAGCTTGCGCCCAAGATTTCGGGGTTTCACTCTCAGGCAGCGGACGCATCTCAGCGCCTTTGTTGCCTTTGGAAAGACGTTTCAGGTGTTTCTTGAAAGAAAAGGAACCATGCACTACCCGCCACTTCAATTCACATAACGGCATGTCCCCACGGGCCAAGACAAAGCCGTCCCGCTCAAGAGCGGACGGCTCCCAGTCCTCCGGCGTTGTCAAACCAACACCGTTCCAGCAAAGAGTACTCATCTTAACGGGCTACGAAATCGTCGAGATCACGTACCTTCTTGTTCCTATGCTTACCCATGCGCCGCTCTTCATCGTCACGCTGCTTCATATAGCAACGGTACTCATTTTCCATGACAGAATCATAGGTCATCTTGATGGAAACTCCAGGGCGCATTTCAGCCTTTTTACTCCACATAAGCAAAATACTCATGCGCTCATCGCCTCGTGTGAAGACCCATTTCCACGCTATGATATTACGAAACGTATCGCCTTCATAACTGTCCGGCTTACCATACGCTTTCTCATATTTCTTATACAACTTGTCAAAAAAGTGCTGACTGCGGTCATGGAATTTGATCTTCACCCGCATGAGCATATCGACATCGTCACAATTAGCATAGGTCAGGCTCCCTCCCCGTACGCCGGGAATGGCACCAGGAATGAAATGCACTTCCTTGAGAAACGGCATATCCGGTATAGGGGTCGCTTCTCCTGTTTCACAGTATTTTTGGTGATTACCCATATGCTCACCAAGGGTCAGACCGGCAATAGTCGTAGGGAACGGCCCTGCGAACGCAGTCGAAACCATAAGAGCGAGTACCACCAGTACGATCATGCTAATTTTTTTCATTGTAGCAACTACCTCGTTGAAAGACTTGTCGGTTTTTCTCGTAACACTTATGGTAAAAGAGAATTCTCTTGTTGGCAAAGAGATTAGTAACCCGCAGGAGCAGCATGCGACCTCTTTTCGACCTCCGCGCATTGGCATATGCCGTTTTCACCGTACTCGGCGGAGCCGTGTACGGCGGCCAGGTCTGACCACTCATGGTACAGCTCCCGGTCTGGGAGCTCGGGCTCATCATTCTCCTTCCCATGGCAGGGGTCTATCTGCTGCGTCCTTTTGCCATAGCCCGATATGTTGAATGCGCACCACCGATACAACAATCTTTCCGGCAATTCCGAGTCGAACTGGCCTTGTACTTTGCAGCAGGAATCATCATGGCTTTTCTCCTGCTGTTCATGCACAGTTTCCCGCTGCTCGAAAGTGGTTTCAAGCTCGTCCTGGGCATATTCACTGTGGGACTGTTCGCTGCTCTCGACATTGCCCTTGCCCGCGAACGGCAAGTCATTCGCATGGCTCTTTCCGGCAGCGGACCTTTCGAGCCACCCAGCCGCTTCAGCCCCTTGACGCGCCGCTTCTCGCTGGTCGCAACACTGATCCTGCTTCTGATTACCGGCATCATGCTACTGGTGATTATCCGCGATGTTCACTGGCTCGCCGAGCAGGATCTGACCATAGCGTCCGTTGACGAACTTGGACGGTCCGTGCTGCTTGAAATCATCTTTGTGATGGGCTTCCTGCTCCTCATGATCATCAACCTGATCTTCTCGTATGCACGCAATCTCCGTATCCTTTTCGACAACGAGACCAGTGTGCTGGAAAGCGTGACTGACGGCGACCTCTCCCGTCAGGTGCCGGTGACCACCAGTGACGAAATGGGCGTTATCGCCGGGCATACCAACACGATGATCCGCTCCCTTCGTGACAGCCAGCGCATGCGCGAGGGGCTACGCATTGCCCATGAGGTGCAGCAGCATTTTCTTCCCAAGCACCCCCTGCCCATAGAAGGCGTCGACATTGCAGGCACAGCCTCTTTTTCCGATGAGACCGGTGGTGATTTTTACGATTATATCGAGTGCGAGCGTCCGGACTGCCAATTGATGACCGTTGCGGTGGGCGATGTTTCCGGCCACGGCATAGGCGCTGCCCTGCTCATGGCCGAAGGGCGCGCACTGATCCGACAATCCACCAGTTCACCCGGATCGCCTGCGCAAAACGTGGGGACCGCCAACATGCACCTTGCCCGGGACGTTGAGGGGACTGGCCGTTTCATGACCCTGTTTTACATTGTCCTTGATCCTGTGACCAAGCACATGACCTGGGTTAATGCCGGCCATCAGCCGCCACTTCTCTACGACCGTTCAACCGACACGTTCACAGAGCTCAAGGGGAACGACATCCCGCTCGGCGTCATCGACGACTGGCTGTTTCACGAAAACTACCATTCGCTTCCTTCATCTGATCAGGTCATACTCGTTGGCACGGATGGGATATGGGAGGCAATCAGTCCGGATGGCGAGATGTTCGGACCTGCTCGAATCAAGCAGGTTATCCGTGAACACGCCGACCAACCCGCCGAGCGCATAGTGCAGGCTCTTGAAGACAGAGTTCACCACTTCGCAGGCAGGCGCTCCCAGCGCGACGATGTGACGCTCGTTGTCATCAAGGGCAAGTAGCCTTTTGCCCGAAAAGATGCATTTCTTGACCTAGATCAAGGATTTTCACCCAAGCTTGTCATAAAAGAGACTCAAGACGATCAGCCAAAACCGTCTGACACACTCTGTGACAACCATCAACCGTCACACCTCCATAAACCTGAGCGCCCGCCTGTACAACAGGCGGGCGCTCAGGTTTATGGCACCATGAATGAGGTTCTACTGGATTGTTGTCCTGAAACATTTTATTTCATCTCCATGGCTACCCAAGCAATCACACAAGACGCTGTAATCAACGCTGCGCGCAAGCTCGGTCGCTCACTAAACAATGAGCAGGCTGACTTTTTGCGCACCTATCTCGATCAGCTCATCAAATGGAACAGGAAGATGAATCTGGTCGGCAAATCCTCGTGGCAGCAGGTTTTCGACACGCTGATCGTCGACTCGCTGTTTCTTGCTGATTTTCTGGACGGGCTTCCACTTGAAGACCAACCGCTGACACTCGATCTCGGAGCCGGAGCTGGCTTGCCTGGCATTCCCCTTCGCTCCATCTGGCAGGATGGCGTCTACTGGCTGGTGGAAGTACGGGAAAAACGTTCGCTCTTCATGCGTTCCGTTCTTGGTCGGATGGGACTGCCCAACACGCATGTTTTTCATGGCCGG from Pseudodesulfovibrio profundus encodes the following:
- a CDS encoding 16S rRNA (guanine(527)-N(7))-methyltransferase RsmG produces the protein MATQAITQDAVINAARKLGRSLNNEQADFLRTYLDQLIKWNRKMNLVGKSSWQQVFDTLIVDSLFLADFLDGLPLEDQPLTLDLGAGAGLPGIPLRSIWQDGVYWLVEVREKRSLFMRSVLGRMGLPNTHVFHGRAEDALTRLAESGHSATADLILSRAFMPWRKLLDFTRPMLRDGGIIVILANDPQPADSDIPDGWKLADVASYPAARDERYFWSLIKS
- a CDS encoding cell division protein ZapA, giving the protein MPRYTLNLFGLDISFKTDAKSERIEAAQEYLETKYGELTSGAGDLSKEKALTFLLLSLADDYLVCKSQLAQLEERIGEILEKAE
- the glmU gene encoding bifunctional UDP-N-acetylglucosamine diphosphorylase/glucosamine-1-phosphate N-acetyltransferase GlmU encodes the protein MTDTSIAAVVLAAGKGTRMHSAKPKVLQTLLNEPMLHYVYSALDPIMQDNVLTVIGHAADMVREAFPEKCDSFVVQEEQLGTGHALQVAWDAVKKTGAPYCMVINGDTPLVTTEALQRLAEVAGRCDLAFMTITPPEPGSFGRIVRDNKRAINAVVEAKDYDESVHGPVSGEVNAGIYLLKVETMEALLDELRNENASGEYYITDLVSLAVEKGLSVHGVLCGDDVSLMGINSPRELVAAENTLRHKIVEALIDKGVLVHNPGTVIIGPQVTVEPGVEIFGHCEIYGESVVKAGARLGSYNYITDSVFESGCEVKQFCHIEKAVVGSGATVGPYARLRPGAELKRDARVGNFVEMKKAVLGEGAKASHLTYLGDTDVGAGANIGAGTITCNYDGKNKFKTVIGSGAFIGSNSALVAPVSIGKDALVGAGSTITKDVPDEGAGIARGKQINLNKRLKKSD
- the zapB gene encoding cell division protein ZapB; this translates as MEIVDRLEEKFNGLLHKINELKEENQRLKEQVESEKQTRRDIESRIDTLLDKVQSELE
- the rny gene encoding ribonuclease Y, producing the protein MLTEIAMIGAGVGVGLGGGYLLQRYISDKQISDSRGLAQRIVEEARKESEALRKEARLQAQDEIYSQKKELEREFKDREGQLKKEEKRLQSKEERLDAKREKAADKEAQAVELQKQLLNQEKHLTDLEEELSQKADEHERKLQEISGLTVEEARESLMTEIESRTRHEAAKMIRNIEMEAKENASKKAKEILSLALQRYAGDYAGEQTVTAVTLPSEDMKGRIIGREGRNIRALEAATGVDLIIDDTPETVVLSAFSPLKREVAKQALERLIHDGRIHPARIEEIVRKVESEMDSKLKEIGEQATFDVGVHGIHPELVNLLGRLHYRTSFSQNVLQHSMEVAFLCGVMAAELGLNEKEAKRAGLLHDLGKAVDHEIEGPHAIIGADIAKKHGESKDIIHAIAAHHEDTPPMSILANLVQAADSLSGARPGARKELLENYVKRLEELEGLATSFDGVSKAYAIQAGREIRVMVDSEKVGDENTYVLCKDIAEKIENNMTYPGQIRVTVIREKRAVGYAK
- a CDS encoding PqqD family protein is translated as MGLFKKKVHPVISRSQALDMVPVRNTEVKETTMDGGLLRLSYPLAVKPWFGRLAEKVGMWDKRPMIKQVELDEMGTFVWERIDGEHSVRNIAEAFVEKYGVQLREAELSVTAFIKTIGQRGIIGLR
- a CDS encoding PP2C family protein-serine/threonine phosphatase; translation: MVQLPVWELGLIILLPMAGVYLLRPFAIARYVECAPPIQQSFRQFRVELALYFAAGIIMAFLLLFMHSFPLLESGFKLVLGIFTVGLFAALDIALARERQVIRMALSGSGPFEPPSRFSPLTRRFSLVATLILLLITGIMLLVIIRDVHWLAEQDLTIASVDELGRSVLLEIIFVMGFLLLMIINLIFSYARNLRILFDNETSVLESVTDGDLSRQVPVTTSDEMGVIAGHTNTMIRSLRDSQRMREGLRIAHEVQQHFLPKHPLPIEGVDIAGTASFSDETGGDFYDYIECERPDCQLMTVAVGDVSGHGIGAALLMAEGRALIRQSTSSPGSPAQNVGTANMHLARDVEGTGRFMTLFYIVLDPVTKHMTWVNAGHQPPLLYDRSTDTFTELKGNDIPLGVIDDWLFHENYHSLPSSDQVILVGTDGIWEAISPDGEMFGPARIKQVIREHADQPAERIVQALEDRVHHFAGRRSQRDDVTLVVIKGK